TCTTGTATATTTGGAATGGGGAATGCatcttttgttgttactttatTGAGGGCCCTGtaatcaatacaaaatctcATTTTCCCATCTTTTTTTCTCACTAATACAGGGGGAGATGCCCATTCTGAAATTGAGGGTTGAATAATGCCTTTTTCAAGCATTTGATCGATGTAActcttttcttcattttcaaaaCCCATTGGTGTTCTACGAAGCTTTTGTTTGATAGGTCTTCCTTCGTCAGTGTTAATTTTATGTGTTATCTCCCCATTAAATAGCCCTAAATCAAAATCGTCTTTCGCAAAAACATGTTGGAATCTATTTAACAAAGAGAAAACTTCATGATGATCTTTCTTATCTAGATTTGTAATTGATCTCTCATATAAATCTTGCATGTGCATAGGTAACTGAGATGTTAAATTGTCTGAGGATGGGTTTTTAGCAGATGTATCTACCTCAATTTTATTGAGAGAAAATTCTTCTTCATCTTCCATAGAGATTAACTCATCTATTTCCATACCAAAACCTACATTCTTACccttttttaatgttatgaatCTATCTGTAGGGTTTcgaaaagaaatttttgtttgtcCCGCACTAATTACAGAATTTGGTGGTAATAAAccatctgaaatatttttgtctgtCTCAACACAAAGCAAATCTTTGAAGGGTTTGTCAATCTGAACGGGTATAAATTTAACTGATTGTGGTGGTATAACAGTGTGACAATCACTGTTCATATCGAACAcacccgattttatttttcccataattctttgcaacgtgcttggccgacgctaacaataggcgctaagttatacccggccgagctgtccagcaataaagacgtgcttagtgtgtgaagggggtatcgtgttagaagcctgtgtggcatgttttagtttcacaagttcagcatttgacgcggacacggatagctgaccgtggtaagtatttatttagtttggtgtagtttatttgtaaatttttgcctttttattagtattacgcagtcgtcctataaagtcaccttgaccattgttcactgtagagttacctgtgtgttcactgatgtgtgactttagcgagagtgtttaaatggaattcgtctttttctatagtacagtttttgctattgctgtataaagaaacggtgatttaaagggctattttctatgcgttattttattttacaatttatggtcactttttccacttaactacttgggcggaagtgcgtcaccggaagtctcagacgccatattgtttactgtaaacaaataacttagttaccatatacttacaatattttgagatgttgcctttaatataatactatttatacattatcatagtttgatactatcagtgagatacttatatgatgtattatacaatattgtttttattatggtgttatggtgtcacttgtacacttattgtagtgtcatattgttgatgttgagaagatgatgatgttatggtgaagtcgatgacgatgcgatgttcatgttgatgacgacgacgatgatgatggtcatgtcgatgaaGATGATGTTATGATGTTGATGacgacgacgatgatgatggtcatgtcgatgatgatggtgtagatgatgtcgttcatggtgaagtcgatgacgatgcgatgttcatgttgatgacgacgatgatgttatggtgatgaCGATGATGTCTTTTGTGAATATGGTGTTGTAGGCGATGATGTTGACGATAGTGTCGATGATTATGATGgcgatggtgatgatgatgattgtggtgacgaaactactctagttgtggttgtccgtagttggtccaggactacagccccggagattcggacactcttctaatatatttttggtcatttgtataaacatcatatttttttcttgttgagtgaaagttgtgtgagtgtttgtgtggtttagtgtttatatttctatcttttctttctttctcttattttttttgttattaaattttgttaaatttaagatgtcttgttgttgtttggagTAGCCTCCGCTCATCCCGTTACAAACAGTTCTTTTCTGCAATGAAACTCTATATATCTCAACATCATTCTTTGAACCCTCTGTTTTGATTTTGGTAATAGGTATTAATGCTTTATCTACTATCAGAGTAAAGTTTTCCAAATTGATGATGCAATTGTGAGCTCTCAAAAAATCTAAACCAAGTAATAAAGAATCTGCTATTTCTCCCACTACAACATCCCATCTTTGTTCTGTAGGCCCTATTCTTAACTTGACCTGTTCTGCTATTTTGCCATTAATGATGTTATTTTTTCCTGCTCCTTTTAGTATGATATCTTTCTGAAGTAGGGGCTTTGGTTTTAAACTCTCAAAAAGTTCATAATTCATGACAGTTACTTGGGCAGCAGTATCTATAACAGCAttgattgttttgttgtttacaaTACAGGGAACATAGAGAgtgtttttcaatttgtttttgttcctgtaaAGTTCTTTTTCTatggttttaaattttactttaggAGGAGGCCTATCTGATGTATCCGAGTAGGTTGAAGAATGGCCTACATCTCCAACCGATTGAAGTTTAAAGGCTTTGTCTGAGGTGACGGTGACCTATTCTTAGACTGAAATGGTAAACTACTACTTTTACTGATAGGGCATTCTCTCGCAAAGTGCCCTTCTTGGTCACACTTAAAACAAGCTTGTTTTCCAGGACTGCTAGAAGGAGATCTAAACATTCTTGTATTTTCTCTACTGTTTGATCTAGACCTGTTTGTTCTAAGAATTTGAAGAATATcatgaatattgtttttcatttcccgATTATCTTCTTCAATTCTTTTGACCCTTGATTCTAATTTGGAGAGTCTTGTCTGATCTGTGAATTGATTTGATGCTTGTTTTGTATCGTAAACAGCCCTAACTTTGCTTATGttttcatcatcatcctcaCTCTCACTTTCAGAACTCTCAAACTTCACCCTTCTTGTCTCAGACTTTCTCACACCTAGTATTAGTTTTTGGTTTGTGACTGCAGTTTTCATGTATTGTGTTGCCATATCTAGTGTAAGTGGGTTCTTGTCCATGGCAATGAGGGCAGCTTGTTTGTTGTAACAACCTCTCAAGAACGCATCTATGGCCACGGTTTGGCGGCAGTCTTCTGGTGTGTCTGGGTATCCATcagtggtcatctctagaacTTTGTCTGCAAACTCTTCAACTGTCTCCTCAGAACCTTGTTTGACATCTTGCAGTTGTCGTCTGATAATGTGGGGAAGGTCTTTTTTCCCAAACCGTTCATCAAGCTTTGCACTCagctttttgaaatttttctggTCTGAAATTGGTCTAGAgctgaaatatttcaaagctTTGTCTCTGAGGCATTCAATCAATTTGTCCAGCTTTTGTTCTTCGGACCATTTATACCGGGATGAAATGTGGTTGAACTGTGTGAAGAAAGGTTACCAGTCATTTTTTCCGTcaaatgttgacatttttggTGGACTAGGACCCTTTGACTGAAGCGTATCTGCAAATCCAGTTGGGTTTGCTGATGATTTCCAATACACCCCATGTGGTGCCAGCTTGTCGACTTCCCTGTTGATCTTTTCATCTTCGAGTTGTTTTAGCTTATTTTCTAACTGTTGCATTTTGTTTATCCACTTACTGTCTTGGTCAACTAGTCTTTGCTTCATGAGTGCAAGTTCATCGTCCTTAACAGTCATTGTTTTACTAATTGTCTTTTCATAATGAGATTTTGTGTTTTCTAAttctgtttgaaatttttgttgtaatttattCAGTCGTTCTTCATGTTCTAATGTCAAAGTCTTTTCTAAAGAATCTAATTGTTTTTGTCTAGCAGTAATGTCTTTTTCAGATTGTGCAATTTGAATGTCCCTTCTTTCTATGTCTTTTGCTTGTCTGAGAATTTCTGCTTGTAACTTAGATACTTGACTTGAAAGATCTTCAACATtcaagtgtgttttttcttgttGTTTCACTCTCTCTCTGCAAACAATCACACCCTCACTCACAAGGGGATCCCAGATTGTGTTTGGAACTGTTGACATTGTTTTTAGGTCTTCTAATGACAAAGAGCCCCTCTCATCTCTCAACTTAACAATAGCCCCAGCCCTTTTTTCTCCAATGTTTGGAATTGATTTTAATTCTGCCAAATTGGCATTGTTTATGTCTACAGGGTTTGAACTACTCGCCATCTTAATTGATTAATGAACACCAATAAAGACAGAAGAAATAGACGTATTGTTGACTTCTCTATCAGAAAATCCGACAGAAAAATCTCGagtgaattttgtttttaaatttgttatcagAAAATCCGAcaacaaaatatgtaatttgtaagaAGAAGATACGAAATGAAAGAAAACCCCAAATGacataaatcaaaacaaatattttaattgataacacCTTACGAAttcacaaagaaaaaatatttggcGCGAAATCCAAATACACAAATTACACTTCACAGATCGAATAATCCTGCCGACAACGCCAATGTTGTGAAGTGATGTTAGTAATtggatttatttatttgttagtATTAAACGTGACAAGTGGTGAGGGGTAACTTAAAGTTACTACCCACCTGAGTTGTGTCTTGAATAGCCTAGCCGACCGGGGGACGTCTTTGCTATTCCAGGTTCTGTTCACAACTGAGGAATAATCAATCAGCTGGTCGGAATGCCGAACCCGATCTTAATTACATATACTACAACTCTATGCTATTCCCTACTGTGTTATGTTGGGTTATTGCCCCTTATTATGTGTGACGTTGTTTCCGGTTTGAATAGCAGAAGGATAAAACGTACGCTCGACTAGGACCTTGGGTCACCCGAAAATAGTTCTCCAAATTGAGTGTATTAATGAGCACTTATAGAACTCTTTTACAAGTGAAGATAAGAATGTAAAtctactttctttttttctatatccaTAGGGagaccacaggtcaccttacGTCCTAAAACAATGTCGTAATCATTTTGTTAATCAATACGGAAACAAAAGTTACCTAACATCTGCCTAGTGTCAGTTTTACAATATTGAGATTCATCAGAAGTGATCCTCTGTAGGGAGACCAGGGGTCACCTCATGTGTAATATCAATGGGGAGATATCATCCGGTTATCTTATGACAATTTACAAGATTAATATTTACTGGAAGTCAGTCATTTTAGAGAGACCGGGGGTTAAATTTAGTGGAATGTTCGTTTGAGACCAGAGGTTACCTTAGGTCCTAAATATGAAGAGagaaacataatttttgtaattaataGAGCAGGTGTCACTTTAGgtgaaatattcataatatgcCTAGATGTCATATTATATTAGGACCTATTAATCTATAGGGAAATTAGAGgcccaggcacgtagcatcaccccccccccccagtcccccacggattaggattttgaagactttgggtaatttttttttttgcttgtcacgattttcaagattttttggatgagtctgccccccccccccactttcaaaaacgatgctacgtgcctaagGTTACCTTTATAGATTTTTAAGGATACAGATTCACCAGAAGCCATTCACTGTAGAGAAACAAGGgatcattataaatacaatatcaaTAGAGATCACCTTAGGTCCTGAATCAAGTGTTGTTATAATTTTGGTAATATATTTGAAGACCAAGTTCACTAAATGCCATTTTTAAAGATGGATAATCACTAAAAGTTCGCCACTGTAGGAGACTACCTTAACCATAAGTGGAACTTCAATAAGGAGACCCAACGTCACCTAACGTcctaaatcaatgaaatgaaactGTTTATGTATGCTTAAGGTTtaatatccctctgctattaattttaccatatctttttttaaaaatttcatattgattttcatgaaagtcaataTCAATAGATTAAGATAAAACAAAGTTGAAGTGATGAAGCGCTGCTACACtgtagatttttcaaaaattgataatgtgtcTAATCATGttatgaagaaaactagacatagtgaatagaaaaagcaaaattttaccatcgcagcgtaaaattaaaaatattaaatgtatcgTCGGAGGTCCTAAATTCGTCACGGTCCTAGAGTCGTGTCCCTTTTGTTTTCTTCGCGTATCTCGCGAGATTTGGTTCGAGGCTGCGCATTTCTTGAGAAAAAATTTACTACGATATGTGACGTCACTTTTTACTATACAGCAGCCGACAATGCGGTCAAAAcaggtaatattttttattttaatttttatcttcaACTATTTGCTAAGATCACTTAATACCAAATAAAGTCACAAATGAAAATGGTCAAATACACGTTTAAAcccaaaatttaagaatataacAGGGGTTGTCTCCTTTGTTGACATCCAGTCAATGAAAGTCATGTGATCTGATTGGAATGTTTAAGGCCAAACAAAGATAATTTTTAGTTACAAGAAGTAAAGTTCCTTATAgcctttttattttgtttttgtgtttttgttaggTTAATCCCAcgtcaaaaaagaaaaaatacaggTTATATTCTCCATCAGCTCTAACAAATGCTTATAGAATGgtgaaagaaaatcaaatgtcAGTGAAAAAggcatcaaaaatatttcaagtgCCAGACACCACTCTAAGAGATAGAGTTCTTCAAAAAGTGGATCCTGAGACAGCAGTTTTTGGGAAGAGCCCAGTGCTGGAATGCTTTGAAGAGGCAAACCTAGTTCAACATTTTAAGACGATGGCAGCTTATGGGTATGGTTACACCCGACAGGAGTGTGTAAATATTGCATCTGAGTATGCTGTACACCTTGGGAAGAGAACTATGGATAAACCATTTACCATGAAATGGATGAGGGGGTTCCTTAAAAGATGGCCAGAACTAAAAGTGTTAAAGCCAAGAGGGCTTGAACATGCCCGAGCGAAGATGGCATCAAAAGAAACAGTTGCTGGGTACTTTAAGAATCTTGAAAAAACCCTTTCAACACACAACATGCATGACAAGCCTCATTTGATTTACAATGTAGATGAAAAGGGCATATCAATTGATCACAAACCCCCTTCAGTTGTGAGTGATTCAACATACTGCCCACAGGCTGTCACATCTGGTCGGGGGAAAACTATTACCATTCTTGGAGGAGGAAGTGCCAGTGGGGTTGCCATACCaccattttttattttcccAGGGAAGCGGATGAGACCAGAGTTATTAAATGGGGCATCTCCTGGAACCAGTGGGACTGTGAGTGAAACAGGTTGGTCAAATGGTGTTATATTCCGCGAATATTTAGAAAACCATTTCTTGAAGTTTGTACCACGAAGTGACAATCAAAAGGTTCTTTTACTTTTGGATGGACATCGCTCCCATGTTTCTGTTGATCTGATAGAATGGGCAAAAGAGCAGGGCATAATTATCTTCATTTTACCTGCACATACTAGTCACATCTTGCAGCCCATGGATGTCTCTTGCTATGGTCCCTTGGAGAAAATATACAACAACCTGTGTCACAAATTGATGAGGGAGTCCTCTGCTACCATTACCAGATACAATGTATGTGAGGTTGCTGGCAAGGCATACACTAGAGCACTTTCTCCAGAAAATATTCAGTCTGGATTCAGGAAATCAGGTATCTACCCTTTGAATCCTGAAGCGATCAGAATGGAATATCTGGCTCCAGCAGAGGTGTTTAAACAAATTAGCCCTATTACAAACACAACACCAAGTGAAAAGAATACACATGAAGATGCGGAAAATTTAGACAATGAGGAAGATAATGGAGGTTTTGTAATGGAATTAGTGAACAAAGAGAAACACTTGAAGGAAATAAAGAGTGAGCCAGTTACCAAGGAGAGAAAAACATTGAGTAAGATAGTGGCAGGGAAGGAAATTTCTGATGGAGTAATTGAAAAAATGGTGGAGCATGAAAGAAATCAGAAAGGATCACATGGGAAAAGAAAGTCAACTAGTGTGAAGAAAGCTGAACctaagaagaaaattgtttttgttgacGAGACTCAACAACCAGGACCATCGGCTATAaatttgatttccgataatgcCATCAGTGATTCAGACAGTGACACTGAGAACATTGATCCGTCAAAGCTTTGTTGCATTTGTCACAGATGGCAGCCAGAACAGATCAGAAATTGTGTTTCTTTAGTGTTTACTAAATGGGCACAATGTGACAGATGCAACCACTGGGTTCATTTAATTTACTGCTCACCTGTCAGATTTGTTAGGAGGAATGACTCCTTCTGTCCTCACTGTACAGAAGAGTgatcatattgttttaataCAACTATCTAATATTGCATTGTTAAATCTGTTGTCAATTATACTTTATAAATAGAACATATCAATTTAAAAGatggatttacatgtattaactgtTATCAAATTTGTTccattatttttatagatttattgtgttactgtttatttaaattattcaatttgttataattaaatagagttttaaatattgttaaatgtattttcataattttttatactGTGCAATTCATTGTTGTTAGTATTGTCCATTATAAACGAATGTTTAGATTGCTTTGGCCTTatagttttgtttatatatgacgTCACGACTCTAGGACCAGGTTCCAAAATGGCCGTCTCCGCTTCATTGGTGCTTTCACTGCCCacttatttatgaaatgaaaaaaataatgaaaacagtgTAAAGTTTTACGCAGAAATAGAAGTGCTTTAGGtatgttataaataatttagtgtcacaattttaataaagtgattaaAATGACCGACATTCTTAGGGTAACGACTCATGGACCTCCGAggatatatgaaaataatatatagttatatacattgCCAATTCATATTAGAAAACATAATGAAGCGGTGCtttttagttcagaatagcACTTTGTTGCATAGGTTTGTAATAAAAATTGCTTCAAttagcaagagttatctttctttatcatagactattgaagattttacatatatatttcacaTACAGTACTTGATAAATTGCCACAGTTTCTAATTAATCAGaaatgttttctgtttttaaatttggataagataatagtTCACGTGAATGGATCCATATGTTTTAGAAATGCTAAAAGTGTAAACCAGTCGTGAGAGCATTTTGTTATAACACTAAACGGGgatcaaatgaatgatcttccAGTATTTGGTATAATCTCAATAAAGGGATATATTATcttgaataaaatgtaatattattatttgtttaattttgttgtcCCATATCTGCTCTCTCAGATAAGAAAACCCATGTtcaattttgaacatttaaaatggtATGTTTCAAACGATGATAATTAAGCCTAGAGTTTGCAATAGTCTTGGTCACGTTTTTctcaattataattcattcaccTTTGTGAACGAGCTAGAAATGGGGAGAGAGAGCAAAATTTAATCCAAAATTCTCTggcctaaaacatcaaacacGTACTGTTCATGTACTGAACTAGTACATAAAATTAagtaatatttctaaaaaaaaaaaaaattaatccattGGGGGAGGGGAAGGGGTATACATGTAGACACTgtctcattaaaatttttataaatataatttgcttcttacatttttttgtgaaagttttctttactttttttcaCTTGCCAAAACTTTGGGTTTAGTTCGTTTGGttcaaatttcctttttttataattgaatattaaataaatgtcgCCTTCCAACATAAATTGGGGTCCAGCACTGCTTCCCTTATTGCTACATGCCTTAATAATTGTGAGTTAACAGGAACAAAGTGAGATTcttttctacagaagttatctctcttatcagagggatATTCaggtttgcaatttttttttactcgtatattgaacctatgtaaacaaaaacagggcacgggcgttgtttacattacaaagaattctcagctctgtatcttgctttcaactccacgaatgactctcaaatttcattctATCATTGGAAATGCATGTCTAAAgcattctaaaaaataaaaatagaatttgaccaaagtCGTGACCATCcccctttaattgaaatatgcctagggggaccagaggtaacctaagtttttttttatcactgttgtattaattctttatatcaatacggagacctcgtgtcaccttatgtcatttacaggatggagagtcaccagttatccactgcagagtgcccacaggtcaccttatatcattttacacaatggagagtcactcACCGGTTACCCGCTGTAGGGTGActaggggtccccgtatgtcgtttaacacaatgaataattgaaatatgcctaggtCAACATCTGCAATTTCACTCATAGACTTTAGTGACCTAGATAATGATGAACAACAGGATTCTATTCTGATGCCACCTGTTACTCAAACTGAAACAGCAAAGGACATAAAGTTTGCAGACAGACTAACACCAGATCAGTTGGAAACTGCTAAATCACTGTGTGATTCGTTCTCAGATGTATTTACGGATATACCTGGAATGACGAACTTAGTGGAGCATAAGATTGTTGTGACATCGTCTGAACCTGTGCGTGTGAAACCATATCCAATTCCGTTCAGTACAGAGAAAACAATTACAGAAGAAGTTCAGAAAATGCTACAGTTGAATGTGATTGAGCCATCATCTTCCCCTTATTCAGCTCCAGTTGTCATAGCTCGGAAGAAAGATGGAACGAACCGATTTTGCATTGATTATAGACGACTGAACTGTGCTACGGTATTTGATGCGGAACCAATGCCCAGTCCAGAAAGCATATTTTCCAAAATGA
This is a stretch of genomic DNA from Crassostrea angulata isolate pt1a10 chromosome 4, ASM2561291v2, whole genome shotgun sequence. It encodes these proteins:
- the LOC128182317 gene encoding uncharacterized protein LOC128182317 produces the protein MRSKQVNPTSKKKKYRLYSPSALTNAYRMVKENQMSVKKASKIFQVPDTTLRDRVLQKVDPETAVFGKSPVLECFEEANLVQHFKTMAAYGYGYTRQECVNIASEYAVHLGKRTMDKPFTMKWMRGFLKRWPELKVLKPRGLEHARAKMASKETVAGYFKNLEKTLSTHNMHDKPHLIYNVDEKGISIDHKPPSVVSDSTYCPQAVTSGRGKTITILGGGSASGVAIPPFFIFPGKRMRPELLNGASPGTSGTVSETGWSNGVIFREYLENHFLKFVPRSDNQKVLLLLDGHRSHVSVDLIEWAKEQGIIIFILPAHTSHILQPMDVSCYGPLEKIYNNLCHKLMRESSATITRYNVCEVAGKAYTRALSPENIQSGFRKSGIYPLNPEAIRMEYLAPAEVFKQISPITNTTPSEKNTHEDAENLDNEEDNGGFVMELVNKEKHLKEIKSEPVTKERKTLSKIVAGKEISDGVIEKMVEHERNQKGSHGKRKSTSVKKAEPKKKIVFVDETQQPGPSAINLISDNAISDSDSDTENIDPSKLCCICHRWQPEQIRNCVSLVFTKWAQCDRCNHWVHLIYCSPVRFVRRNDSFCPHCTEE